taagtacttaagcaagctcaaggataaagagcttacaaaaaaaatgatagaggaagtacaaaaatcaattgctattggcaaggtaaaacttgtcaaatacattgctaagttgtcccctcaactcaagcacattctttatttattccagaaattgtgtacattttctttatttattaaagatatcaaaaataaaactaatgcaattgagaaagagatcaccgatctctcatctaagttgaccactgagcctacttcagtttagaatttttacaaaaagctacaacaactcatggctcaatagttagaactgaggaatgaagagcataaaattaggatggatataatgacccttcaaacattattccttcctcatctctcatcagtacaagaatagctcaaccgagctacacgcttatcaactacacaatagggaagcactcttatttgatattcaagcacaaaactcattaatggaaagtgtcaaggactcactctcagtcaccctcactgacgcccagaccaagtataagacttattttgatcagttaccacctccagatggaaattaagtttttcatgtttgtcaaaaagggggagtaatattatgatactacaaagaggaaagcccagcaaagggggagtaattctacatttggagagtaatacagttttgttaacacaattttgagtattgtatacaaggggagtatactgagcagaatatacagagcattcagagcacacaagtacaaaaCAGaatcgaacatgcaaaattcagagttatgtacaaaataatcacaaggggagtatatttgcatatactattttattgacaattttatatattgtcaagtatagtcattttgtcaagtatatagtttttgagttacgactttgtaagtagtttttgacaaacatctcaactaatgtcaaaaggggagattgttactacttatcaaattaccattaatttcatatccaaagtcatactatatattctagtaggttagtattactgaatcatgcagttggtacacacagagaagtcggtatgaacagtctagttggttacaaaagaaagcagtcacagagcgGAGTATTCACCAAGCTATAtactgagtaaagtttcatggctaccaagtggtaaagttaactcaccgagttgatattcaccgagtgaaatgttttactagatacattgaacctggacatgcacatgaaaacgtgttacaacatcgaggcacatctaacctcttttgcattggaaattgcactaggagattgtgtatgattacaaggtcaatctaaccaatgagatattttgtttagtcattcatttgaagaatattttataagatcgaagcaatgaattaaatcaccattgtgagagatctatttatatagcatgattctagggttagaaaaaaaaagtgtgtatgcatgaaggaagactattacaaagacatagagaggtcaccgagaaggttatcagtgaacagtcgaagaacagagtaaatagaagggtttaccgagtttcattatgggttaccgaggtatgctacaagctaggtaatcttatttagatcacatagaatctactttagcatttcagatgtaaagctgcaaatatttgtaatgattttattgtaaaattttgaagttgtaagagaaacctttaatagggtaaaagactctaaccaagtctataaattgtaaatcctttaactaggtgctacacttatatagtgttgtaaaatcctttagtaagatagatctaactgatcttgatactcctaacagagtaagcaatcagaaatagctaaatgtagctctaaccaagcattatttattattgcagtagtgaagttgtgggtgccatccccactgcagtttttctctctaaccaagagtttctacataaccaaaatatatgtgttatggagtgaatcatgtatgattgttatgtgttgattttagttttattttatgttactgcactattgtATCTATGCATAaaagtaaggttattatcaaagaaaagttttggagtactgattcacccctcccctctcaatacattagctttccatattgggcctaacaacagctgcacttcttgaactgtcaacaccctcctacttagagcatctgcaaccttattggaTATCCCTTTCTTGTGATTGATGATGTAGGTGTATGCTTGAAcactttcaacccatttcatatgcctatgactgagcttctcctatccattcaaaaaatatagagcatgattgttagtatacacaataaattccttaggaagcaagtaatgcctccacttttttagagcttgtaccatggcatacaattCTAAaacatatgaggaatacttcctctttccttcatttagtttttcactgaaaaaggcctccggtctcccctcttggctcaatacttcTCCTATAGCCAATCgaattgcatcacattcaatggtgaagagcttaCTAAAATCAGGCAATACTAAGACTCGGTACTTGGCATCTTTTTTTTctaaacactcaaaactcttatctaCTTCTTTGCTCCACATAAACTTGACCTTACCAGcacccttgatggtttctaacataggcacacaaatatcactataattcctaatgaattttctataaaatgtttccaaaccatgaaaacttcttacctctcctattgtcttaggtgtaggctagttcaaaatagcctctaccttggaagaatccatcttcaagtctCCCTTAGAGACGAGAAAGCCTAAGTACACCAAGTCCTACTTCATGAAGTCATAATTTTCTAAGTTTATCATCAACTTCTACTCCTGGATCTGcttcaagactatctccaagtgtttcaagtgctcctccttgctcttattgaacaccaatatgtcatcaaggtagactaccataaatttccctataaaatcttgtaacacttcattcattagtctcataaaggcgCTAGGGgaatttgaaagaccaaaaggcatcacaagccactcatacaacccttcattggttttaaatatagtcttccactcatccccctctcttatccttatctgatggtacccactcttgaggtcaatcttggagaagtaGGTACATCACCCCAAATAATCAATTAGATCCTCTATCCTAGGAATAAGAAACGTATATttgatggttatcctattgatagccctagaatcagtgcaaagcctccatttcccatccttctttggggctaaaatagtagatactgcacatgggctaaggctctttcttagtaaccctttatctaggagctcttgAATTTGCTTGGCTATCTATTCATTTTATTGTGGGGTCAGTTTATATGCTTCCTTGTTAGGGAGTACCACTCCTAGTATgaggtcaatctgatgactaatatctCTGATAGGTGGTAGGGAGTCAGGTATGTTTTCTGAAACCACTCCTTTGTACCTCCCTAGTAGCTCCTTGACCTCCTaaggtcctacctcactcacacccttcttcctttcttccttggaCTTCACAATCATAGAAAAGCCTACTCTACCTTCCTCCTTTGGAGTATTTAGGAACTCTTTTTCTCTCACCATCATCACAATAGATCCTACATGTTGTGGGTCCCCTTCTACTACTGATTTTATCCTAAAAGTtacaccatccttttggaaagagtaagcattattttctccatcatgatgagcctttctatgaaactgccatggtctcccaagcAAAATATGGCAAGCAcccattggaaggatgtcacacaaaattttatacTTATACCCctcaatactgaactctacaaatgcttgttcattgatgagtatgtgttgccctTTGTTCAACCAAAAGACCCGATATTGAGAACTATGGGGTATTAtttccaagttcaacttgtttacttcttccaaagatacaatgttattagtagaccctgaatctatgacaactttacaaaccttaccttgaatcttgcaATTGACTCTAAACAAAGCCTTTCTTTGGGGTGGCTCAATCTTCATTGGTTCTTTGAGCAGCGTCCTCTTGATCATCGGGTTCTCTCCCATCTCTGATGTCAAATTTGATTcaggagatgtcacactccttgcatcttattgagtcaaagtggttctcctttcaccaccatgagaagttgaggccttcttTGGACACTTGTAGGTTGGGTGCCCCATCTGATTATAGTTATAGCACCTCATATtggagaacttggatcctctccttgatccatttgtcccacctcttccattaggtcttctcccatgGTAGCCTCCTCTGCTAGTTGAGTCCCCAACTTTCTCTCCTTGGCTACactcaccactagacctttggATAGGAATTCTTCCTCCAAAACTGCCTCTGGCTCtgaaacttctccctcctttacctctattaccCTGCTCACTTATTCTCTTTAGTTTCTCTTTTGCtcttagggccaattgaaaacacttgttcactATCTCTGGTGCCAAGATGTTGAAATCATCTTGGATGTTTATGCTTAGGTTGTTCAATTACCCAGCCACTTTCTCTgactcctcttcttgtctcttttatttgagacagagtttatgaaactcctttgtatatgcattcacatcaaggtctctctCTCTGACGTTCTGCAACTTTTTATACATCTGtacttcatagtcaatgggcaCAAATTGTGCCatgaatttgtctttcatccttTCCCAAGAGGTTATCATACCttttccctccttaactctctccccttgtacataCTTCCACCATGTAAGAGTAGACACCTTCAACCTTTCTATGGTCgcgggtttgtatatatagatgtaagatcccattgtagatcatatggtagatatatggttatgggaaagggatgtaatgtgagaataatatcattcaggcagaggactTGGTCAataattggagatcaaattgggtctatgtaagaggatttagtcctctggtattgagcttaactgaaactgtactcaggtataggagatgctattttttgcagttcaacacttctttggattgtaatcTCAatttctttgtagttagtgagactccttttgtgatgagtagtgcactttaggctgttggccttcctacaagtgcaagcccctcatttataattcacatacttactgcagaagtattatctaactatgggtaggcttcccaccatggtttttccctttaccgagtttccacatataaatattggtctCATGTGgctggtatttattttgtgattattgtttatgcttaattggtttaacttctattcgagtattaatgttttgggttctagtattaaagttttaattgctaatggttttggtaatctgtgataactaattcaccccccctctcagttgtcttccagttctttgaattgtctaacaattggtctcagagctttggtcctctatgcAGAAATCTTATCCGCATGAGGAAGATCCTATAGCATCTAACAGTTctagttcatccagttcatctagagctatcttttagaTGGATATTCCAAGGCttcatggaacaaattacatagtatggaagattaggatggagactcatctgagatgtcttcacaaggagatttgggagatcacatagaatggtgtcacaccttataattcagcatctagaaatcctcctccaacaaaccttgataaggagcttgagaatgattgtagagaaagagaagccctcttgtgtgcactttatgatcagcaaataatgggattaatcgacaaattatctggaaaggctatatgggacaagatggagactcttaatgaaggtgaccctacaatgaagattgctaaacttgatggttactgggtgacatatgaaaacctaaagatggaagaagatgaaaggattactacattagtggaaagggtaaatgagattgttatgggaattcaatgttgtggttcaACTCTGAGAAAAGATGAtctgacactagaagagaatgtacctaaagagaaggcacttgctactaaaattgaagataaggataaatgggtaattgacaatggttgttcacatcatatgagtggagataaagggaaatttctatctttgcaagaattttatggcgATCTAGTTagacttggagatgacaaagcatgtatgatcaaaggaaaatgaactatatcattggatggtaacaaAAATACTGatattgtttattatgttgaaggtttgaatcataatcttttgagtgtacaaaaattggtggataaggtatttcaattacagttcaaggatggaaaatgcaaaatcattaatagatttggtttggagattgcaactggcacATAGACTAAacataatatatttcatttcaattctggtgagaagacgtgtttgattacatagattgatgagagttggttatagcatagaaggccgtgtcatgtgaattttcattgcattgtgaagatcagctcaactaagataattagagatatacctaagattatgaagccctataatctagtatgtaaataatgtcaaatgggtaaataggccaGAACCtcctttaggagtatacaagataaatcaaatgatgttcttgagcttatccatactgatttgtgtggccccactagagttaaaagttttcaaggtgatagatattccaggctaatcattgatgattattctagaatgatgtgggttacttttctaaaggaaaaacataaagcatttgaaaggtttaaaatttttaaggctaaagtggaaaatgagacaagatTGAACatcaaatgtttgaggtcagatcatggtggagaattcacatacactgagtttaatagcttttgtgagaagcatgatataagaagacaattttctgctccccggacacctgaGTAGAATGGAGTTATGAAAAGGAAGAGCATAACTATCTTGGATTCTGGtaaaacaatgatgatggaagctagtctacctcatatttactagagagaagcagtgagcacaatggtttatacattcaacagagtgcatatcaaaggagaaatcggtaagacaccttataaattatggtttgacaatacatctacaattaagtatttcagaatctttggtagtaaatgttatatcaagagagatgatatcattggaaaatttgatcctagatgtgatgaaggcatatttcttagttattctaatgaaagcaaggcatatagatgttataacaagagatggcagaggattgtggagagtgctaatgtcaaagtagatgagctcaaCATAAGTCAAaccagagtttatgagaaggaaccggcagtggaaatgattatatctaaactaatATCACCTTTGCCAGAATAGAGTGTTGAGCCCATTACTCGAGcagtatcaaagaattctacagtgactgaagaatggggaagaggaacaaagagttagaggactcctaggtatgtgagatttaatcattcagaagatcaaatcattggggataagaacaatggagtaatgacaagaagaagactaacaactaatgaggtatgtttaatttcacaagttgaaccagtatctgtaattgaggcatgtaaagatgaatattggttgaaagatatggaagaagaattagatcagattgagaaaaataatacatggactttaggaaagttggtatcagagcctcagaACAGTTCCAGAGTTGTGCAGATTGAGCAATGGCAGATGCAGACAGTCAGTATGAAGTAGAGGTCGCACAACCTAGAGATGGAAGTAGGGTTGCGAGGGTGCCTTAACATACTAGAACCATATGggagtatgtgaaggaatttcagGTATTGGACTTGGAGTGCACAAAGTTGAGCGACTTCGAGAAATTGTTTCTTTTCACCAAAGGTCTGCAACCTTGGGCGAAGGATGAGCTGAGGTGACAAAAAGTTTAGACTTTGGCCGAGGCGATCACTGTGGCAGACGGCCTGCTCGACTATAAGGACGACGCGGCTAGGGGTTTTGGTGGAGCTCAGATGGACTTCAGGAAGAACTTCCATCGTAAGGATAAGAAAGGAGGTGGAGCTCCTTCAATTCAGAATAGCAAGCAAAAGAACAAGAAGGCTAGAAAGTCGAATGGAGAAGGCAACTCAAAAAAGAGAGATCATGCAAAGTTCAAAAGGAAGAAGGAATGGGATCCGGGTTGCTTCATCTATGGAAAAGATGACAACTAGGCACGGAGCTATCTAGACAGAAGTAGGATCAACGCTTTGCTGGTCAAAGAGAAGAAGTTGCCTGCTATGAGCACTTTACAACTCCTTAATGCAGTGAAGCATTCTACCGAAGTGGCCGATAAGCATGAGCTATGTTTTGTGGAGACTTTCCTTGGTGGAAAGAAGGTGTTGGCTATGGTGGACTCAGGTGCAACACACAATTACATCTCTGCATGCCGAGCAAAGAAGCTTGGACTCAAAATCGAGCCAACTTTGAATCAGTTCAAAGCGATGACTACACCCGCACAACAGGTGAGCGGCGAGATCCACAAGGAAGTAATCTGAGTTGGATCGTGGCAGGGTGTGCTCGACTTTATCGCTATTGGGATGAACGAGTTCGACCTCATACTTGGGCAGGAGTTCTTGAGGTTGGCATCTGTGGCAGTAGTACCACACTTGGGCTATATTCTGATATTGGATCCAAACAGACCGATTTTGATTCCAATGGTGAAAAGCATGGAGCAGGATCTCCTTCTGAATGCACTAAGTGCTAAAAAGGTCGACAAAGGAAGGTAGGAAGAGTTGTTCTTGGCCACACTAATTGGAGATTGGGATGAAGGAGAGTCTTTGGGACCCTCCAACACCTCAGCGATCCAAGAAGTGTTGTTCGAGTTTGCAAATGTAATGCCAGATAGTCTCCCAGCAGTTTTGCCACCACGGAGGCACATAGATCACCGAATCGAACTTGAGACCGGAGCAAGACCGCCAATGAAGGCTCCCTACCACCTCTCCGGACCAGAGATGGGGgagttgaagaagtagctgacaGAACTCATGGAGGCAGGTTACTTGCGTCCATCCAGGTTGCCTTATGTTGCCCCAGTATTGTTCCAATGCAAGAAGGATGGAAGCCTTCGGATGTGCATGGATTATCAGGCTTTGAACAAGCTCACAATCAAAAACAAGTATCTGTTACCCCTCATAGCGGATAGCTTCAATCGACTAGTTGATGCAAGAGTGTTTAGCAAATTGGATCTGAGGCAAGGTTACTACCAGATCAGGATCGCGTCGGGTGATGAGGTATGGTAGCTATGAATTTTTGGTCATGCCCTTCGGCCTCACTAATGCTCCTGCCACCTTTAGCACTTTGATGAACGATGTGTTTTAGTCATTGTTGGACAAGTGCATagttgtgtacttggatgacattttggtgtACAGCCGGGACTTGGAGGAACATAAGAGACACCTTCAAAAGGTGTTCGCTTTGTTGAGGGAACATCATCTATTCACAAAGAAGGAGAAGTGCGTCTTTGCATAGGAAGAAGTGTCATTTCTAGGTCATATTCTTGGACATGGCCAGATCCGACCAGACCTGAAAAAGCTTGAGGCGATCCGAGACTGGGAGCCACTCCACAATGTGCACGAGGTAAGACAGTTTCTTGGATTAGCTAACTACTACCAAAAATTTGTTGCAGGCTACTCCCGAATTGCGAGCCCCTTATTGGACCTGTTGAAGAAGGACCGCGAGTGGAAATGGGGCGACAAATAGCAGTCAGCATTCCAGATGTTGAAAGATAAATTTACTGAGGAGCCAGTCTTAGCATTGCTGAAATACGACAAACTGTTTGAAGTCCAAACTGATGTGTCCGATTATGCCATGGGCTGAGTTTTGATGCAGGATGGGCATCTAGTGGCCTATGAGTCCCGGAAGCTCAATGACAAGGAAAGGAACTACTCAGCGCACGAAAAAGAAATGACTGCTATTGTGCACTATTTGAGAACCTGGAGGCACTACTTGTTGGGCATGTCATTCTTAGTGAAGACAAACAATGTCAGCTCCACATATTTTAAGACTCAATCTAAGCTCACCCCGAAATAGGCAAGGTGGCAAGAATTCTTGGTAGAATTCAATTTCGAGCTGGTATACAACCCGAGCTGGCACAATGTGGTAGCCGATGCACTTAGCAGGAAAGCACAACTTGGTGCTTTAGAACTCTTGGGCCAGAGTCAAGTTGTGCTGAATGAAGACATGATCGAAAGGATCAAGGAGGGTCTGGAGAACAACTTGCAAGTGTGGCAGATTGTTTTGTAGGTGCAAGCTGGGCGAACACGGAAGTTCACAATTTAGGATGGGCTTCTTTATTATGCCACCACCCGAGTTTACCTTCCAAAGTGGAGAGAAGTTTGCAAGGAAGTCTTGTAGGAGTGTCATGACTCCGTTTGGGCAGGACATCCGGAACAGAAGCGAATGATGGCCTTGTTGGAAAGAGGCTTTTATTGGCCCAATATGCGGGATGATGTTGAGAGGCACGTGAGAACTTGCCTCACTTGTCAACAAGACAAAGCTCAGAAATTGCAGCCAGCGGGCTTGTTGCAGCCTCTCCTCGTTCCAGTACGACCTTGGGCAAGTGTGAGTATGGACTTCATCACACAATTGCTGGAAGTGGATGGACTTTCTAGCATAATGGTCATCGTAGATAGGTTCAGCAAATATGCAGTGTTCATTGCATGTGAGACTTCTTGTATAGCCGAGGAGGCGGCCGAACTCTTCTTTAAGAATGTGGTCAAGAACTGGGGCATCCCTTTGAACATCGTGATTGATCGGGATCCACGATTTACTTCAAGTTTCTGGCAGGAACTATTCAAACTAGTTGGGACCCGACTTCTGATGAGTTCTGGGTTCCACCCCCAGACCGATGGATAGAAAGAGTGGATAAATGGCATACTGGAGGACTACCTGAGGCATTTCATAGTCTCGGACAAAAGGAACTGGCCAAGGTTGTTGGACATGGCTCAATTCTCCTATAATCTGCAGAAAAGCGAATCTTCGAAATTTAGTCCATTTGAGTTGGCGATGGGCCAGCAACCACTCTCGCCTCATACAGTCATGGAAGGCTACAAAGGTGTGAATGTCAATGTGACAGAGCACTTGAAGAGCTGGAATGAGAAGGTAGACTTGGCTCGGTACCATCTCACCCAGGCTTCGGACAGAATGAAGAAATTTGCTGACAGGCACAGGCATGAATTGGAGTTCAATGTTGGGGACAAAGTTTTGGTTCGAATGGATCAGGATCGATTCAAAGTTCCAAAGGGGTTTAGCACTTCTTTGGTTAGGCAATTCGATGGGCCCTTCGAAGTGGTTCGAAAGATTAGTCCCGTCGCCTACCAACTCAACCTACTGTTCCACCTTCAGACACATCCTATTTTTCATGTTTCTCAGTTAAGGCCGCACCACCCAGATAAGGAAGACTTGACAAGGAACATTCCGCACAGGGGCCCGACAAATGTGTTGGACAATCCAGACCGCAGAGTCAACCAGGTTCTTGTGATGCAAACTTGAGGAGGAGGCAGAAAGGGCATCCAAGAATTCCTGGTAGTTCTCGAGGGACAAGAACGCGACTCGACTTCATGGGTGCGCAGCGAGGCGCTTTGGTGCGATGAAGAGATCATCATGGAGTTCCTCTCCAAGAGGAGCTCTCCCAGACAGGAGTAGTTTTCTAGAATTTGGCCTCCCAGTGCTTCGTGTAGGGGCGCTGGCGTCGAGGGCGCCGCCACTAgtttagtgggggaggatgtaacggACCTGCATTGGGCAGATTACTTGCACATCATTTTGGGCTGGACCTTTCTTTAGTGGGGTTCTATTTTGCATTGGAGATTTACCCTTTTGCGCGGCTAACATGGAGTTAGCGTTTTTGCATGGCCGACATGAATTTATTCTTTGGCGGGGCTGACATGAATTTATTCCTTGGCGGGGCCAacatggaacttggtttgggtccGAGCCCTTCCCTATAAGAGCTGAGCACAAAGCTCATTTTTATATAGGCAGTTGCATAGGCAGTTGGATAAGCAGTTTCGCATGGAGTTTGGATGCGAGATTGGAGCGAAGGATTTCGGTGCGAAGGCGAAGGCATTTGAAGTCTTGAGCGACTTGTAATTCCAGCGATCAGGCAGACTCGAGGAGCGAACTGGTCCTCCTCTTGAGAAAGACGATCTCTGTTTGAGCCAAGGGACTCTTTGTATATTTGTTTTGAGCCAAGTTGGCTGGCTAGACATTCATTCGGGGGTCGGTTGAAAGAATAGCTGAGTGCCAAgagtgcaccaaggtggtctgcggtagacacctcctcctaggggtgaagaagagtaaccctaccctctagtctcagggagatagaggtcctacatggacattaggggtgaagtagagtaaccccgCCTTATCATTGGATGGTGAGGTTTACTAGTGGATGCATTCGCATGGTCCCTATCTCAATGAAGTAGAGTAActgagccaatgttggggatgactcccAGGGAGTTATCGATGACTCAAGGACTAGGGAAGTGGAGTACCTAGGCTCTTGTGAGAAGGATGATCATGCAATGGATTGTCCCAGTTGGGGAAatggagtacccaagatcttgtaagggggatGGCCGTGCAATGGGCTATCTATATTAGAATGTTGGAGCGAAGAGCTTGGtgcccaagtaggagtgcaaggtgttTTGTCAGTCTAAGAGGCCTAGACTAAGTGTTTGCATGGAGCTGGTTATTGTGCATAGGATGTACAAGGAACCAGGTTCACCAGTGAAGCCATGTAGGCATAGGCCAAGGGCCCAAAGCAGTGTGACTTGGAGTCCTCCTTCAAGAAGGGATTATGAGTTGTGTATTGGGTAAGCCATCGCGGGCTCATGAGAGAGTCAGTGGTGCACCAGGTTGAGTTCCGAAGGAGATAGGGTCTTTGTCGATCAGGAGTCTATATGAGAAGCTATCGCCAGGGTGAGGTGCAGTGGTATCTGTACTAGTGTTTCAAGAGTGGACATTGATCTAGGGGCAGGAACTTGTAATCGGATGCTTGGGAGGTATTCGGGGTAGTGACCAGTGAtagagttggaattgtttgtagatcgAGCCGGGGGCCATCTCTTCATAACAATAAAGCTATCTATTGCCCCAGTgttgtgttcattgtgtggagatggacaaataggaagctagctcagggagtctagtcgtcccatgagatatgtttggtgcttgagggtttagaggagctgagggaggccaacatggggcGCCAGTGCTGTGGGAGTACTGGGC
This genomic stretch from Cryptomeria japonica chromosome 8, Sugi_1.0, whole genome shotgun sequence harbors:
- the LOC131067054 gene encoding uncharacterized protein LOC131067054; translated protein: MEAGYLRPSRLPYVAPVLFQCKKDGSLRMCMDYQALNKLTIKNKYLLPLIADSFNRLVDARVFSKLDLRQGYYQIRIASGDEIRPDLKKLEAIRDWEPLHNVHEDGHLVAYESRKLNDKERNYSAHEKEMTAIARWQEFLVEFNFELVYNPSWHNVVADALSRKAQLGALELLGQSQVVLNEDMIERIKEGLENNLQVWQIVL